The region GGGATCAACTGCTTCTGTTGGAAACGAACTCCTGGGACAAAGGATGCAAACCAGGAGCTCACAGCAGGACCAGCTCAGACACTGGTGACCTGGGTTAGCCAGGGAGGGATGATGCAGACAGGGATGGATGTGCTGTTGTGCAGtttcagctgctgtcactgccacgttgttttttggggtgtaGGACTAACAGAGGGTCCCTGTCCAACACTGTGTAGAGCCCACAAGCTCCTTCTGGAACCAAGAGCAGACCAGCTGCTTCACCACGCTGcaacagcagccaggcagcccaGCTCCTGAGGGGACTCTTACCTGCCACCTCCAGGCAGAATAACCTGTACACTGCTCAATGTAGTGTAGCAGTTTGCCTGTGCCCAGCTTGGGCCTTTCAGGTGACAGCACAGCCTCAGGCAGACAGGGTTGGCCCTTGTAATGATGTGGCTGAACTGTGTTTTGAAGTTACTGCCCCAGTCCATTTCTGCTTCCTCTTGGCATGGATGGTAATTCATAAACTAAATACATCAGGAAAGAAGAGACTCCTGTGAGTTCACTTCAAGAGAAACAAGTTTATTGAGAGAGATTCAGCTGCCTCGTAAGGCCTGGCAGAGATGTGCTGCTCTCTGGGTCCGTGCCCCGctgggcgctctgcctctggaCACCTGACTGGGGAAGAGCACGGTCAGGCACCCAAAGAGGCTGGTGCCCCCACTGAGGCTCTGCTTGCCATCCCCGTTGTCCTCTTCGCTTGGGGCTCCTCAGCTCTCCTGtcctttctgctgctggcaAATTGGGCCTCGCCTGGCCCTGGGAGCTTGGTGCAGGCACCATGGCAGCAAGCGAGGATGAGGCTGAgcacccagcagctgctgcctggcagaggAGGTGTCTGTGCCCCAGGACTCCTGTGTCTGGCTGCTGTCATGGCAGCACAACTGTGGTGGGAGCACAGCGCGGCAGAAGACTCCCAttctccagcacagccacctccCCTGTGGCGTACCTACATGCATGCACCCGCTGTGGTTGCTGGGCGGCAGCAGCCCtcttctgtccctgctgcctctTGGCCCTGTCCTTGGGTGGAAGGCTGTCTTCTACTGTCCCTTCCCTTCCTGCTTGCAGAGCAGCAACATCAGATGGAGCCCATGTGTGGGAGCCTTCCTTGCCAGACAGGCTGCTGCGTGGGGCTTTGCTGGGCTTGGAGCAGAGACTGCTGGAGccagctgtgtcctgggtgcTTCCTTTGTCCTTCTCTGCTCCTCTGTGGCCGCGGCTCTGCAAGTCACTGGGGAGCTCCGCTGCTGGATCTATTTGGCTCCCCACATTGCCTGGGGGCTCTGGCAGCCGGAAAGCCAGCAGCTGGTTCTGCACGTCTTCAGTAGCTTTTCTCGCCCTGCAGTAATCAATGATGGTTGTGAGGAGCAGTTCCAGATGGGGGATCTGAAGGCTGGTCCCTGCCAATTCTGGAGTTGGTGGCAGAGCTGAGAGTCTCTCCTCAGAGGAGGAGCATTGTGTCTGCGGGGAACTTCTGATTGGAGAAGTTTCCAAGTCTGATTGCAGCCCAGGTGTCCCCACGTCCTCGTTGGAGCTGCTGTGCTCTTCCAGGGAGGGGTCTGCTTGTCCCATGGGGAAACTCTTCATCAGGAGTAACTCtggtgtccccacgtccccatcgGAGATGCTGGAGCTCTCAGACACCTGGCCTGATTGCTCCTGGGTATCTCCCTTGCTCTGTGGCAGTGCCTGCTGTGCCTGGTTGGAAGGGCAATGACTGTGCACATCCCCTTGTGTCCCAgggtccttctccttcccatcgGTCtccctgctggccatgctgctgGACGTTCCACTGTGCTCCCTTGTACATGGTGGTGTCTTCCCATGCTCCTGAGACTTCTCTTGTGTCGCCCCCAGGAACATTTCTGGCCCAGAGTGGACATGAGCCTGCCAGCAGGGAAGCACAGTTTGCCTCTGCAGATGGAGAGGCTGAGCAGCTTTTTGCCACTGTGCTATGTCTTCAGAACTCTTCTCCATTTGCAGGACCTTGGTTGGCCAACCACAGCGCTTTTGTATCTGCAGTTTTACAATGTGACGCTCCAGACGCCTTTTAACAGCCTCTTTCAGGAAGTCCAGGTCCTCCACCACAGGAAACACCGTTGCATTACGCTGGTCTGACCTCTGAGGTGTTGGAGGAGGTGATGGAGCCTGCATCACTAGCAGGCCTGTCTCCACAGGTTCTGGAGACTCTACTTGCAGGAGAGGCAGctgtcctgcaggattcctgTTGAGCTTTCTCTTATCCAGTTGCCAGAAGGGAGGTTGGTAGGGCAGTCCAGTGCGCCTCTGCAGATGGGGAGGCTGAGCCGCTTTTTGCCTCAACTCACTGTCTTCAGAGGTCTCCTTCTCATATTGCAGGACCTTGGTTGGCAGCCCATAGCGCTTTTCTATCTGTTTTTTCATAATGTGACGCTCCAGCTGCCTTTTCACAGCAtctgcaaggaaggagaggtCCCGTGTGACGGGATCCGCCATCACATCATGCTGTTCTGGTTGCCGAGGTGATGGAACAGCCAAGGTTGGGACATCCTGCAGAGTCTCGTCCACATTGGCTGGCAGGCCCAGTTCCCACTCCAGTTCTGTGGCTGTAATGAGGTCCCCCAATGGATGCTGGTTGTTGCGATGTGTGTTGGGTGACTCTGTTTCCCTGCATTGGAAGTCCTGCACGTCTGGAGGGGGACTGGTAGTAGCCAGCTGGATCTCTAGTTCTTGTTGGTGCTGCTGCACACCACTGGCCTCAAGGCAGCTGGCCAGGTCTTCCTCGCAAGCTGGGAAAGGTTCTGGGCCAGGCTGTTCCTCCGGGTTAGTCCTGGGATGCTCCAGAGCAGGCTGGACACTGGAGGCATGAGCCACGTCCCGCTGCTGTAAAGGAGAGCAGTAGGGCAGCAGAGTGCGCTTACGGGGAACGGGAGCCTGAGCGGCTTTTTGCTGTAAGTCAATGTCTTCTGGGCTCTTGTCATTTTCCAGGACCTTGGTTGGCAGCCCACAGAGCGGCTGTACCTGTGTATTTGTAAAGTCATTCTCTAGTTCccttttcacagtttcttccaGAAAGGGCACAAGGTGCACAGTAATATCCACCATCACATCATGCTGTTTTGGTTGCCGAGGTGATGGAAGAGCCGAGGCTGGGACATCCTGCACAGTCTCGTCCATATTGGCTGGCAAGCCCAATTCCCACTCCAGTTCTGTGGCTGTAATGAGGTCCTCCAATGGATCCTGGCCGTTGTGATGTGTGATGGGTGACTCTGTTTCCCTGCATTGGAAGTCGAGCACCTCTGGCGATGGATTGGGAGTAGCCGACTGGATCTCCAGTTCCTGTTGGTGCTGCTGCACACCACTGGCCTCAAGGCAGCTGGCCAGGTCTTCGTCGCAAGCTGGGAAGGGTTCTGGGCCAGGCTGTTCCTCCGGGTCAGTTCTGGGATGCTCCAGAGCAGGCTGGACACTGGAGGCATGAGCCACATCCTGCTGCTGTAAAGGAGAGCAGTAGGGCAGCAGAGTGCGCTTACGGGGAATGGGAGACTGAGCGGCTTTTTGCTGTAAGTCCGTGTCTTCTGGGCTCTTGTCATTTTCAAGGAGCTTGGTTGGCAGCCCACAGAGCGGCTGTACCTGTGTATTTGTAAAGTCATTCTCTAGTTCccttttcacagttt is a window of Columba livia isolate bColLiv1 breed racing homer chromosome 3, bColLiv1.pat.W.v2, whole genome shotgun sequence DNA encoding:
- the LOC110362012 gene encoding uncharacterized protein LOC110362012, producing the protein MSVQLWEMSWFLSQEAFVIFLALLWLLLVLLLFRLLLILANPQEGRPKQHQHRDNRGDVRGEQTLGKGRCPAKTPPGPKSPPPHQGMHHLLTVSPLPAAFILPETSRPSRTLCRVHPDMDPIYEIANQFNRTVENLTRYLDKLSCETSDGSESSTNSIRDSEVESSSSVLLPALKDDSHSSIMGNETISSTELCLSFLSDNSWTSLMKSNVGSSSQESLSTLVDKAPASSVQPGLEWELCLPADVDETLQDDPASALPSPQQPEQHDVMVDIIVQHMPFLDETVERELENDFTNTQVQPLCGLPTKVLENDKSPEDTDLQQKAAQAPIPRKRTLLPYCSPLQQWDVAHASSVQPALEHPRTDPEEQPGPEPSPVCEEDLASCLEASGVQQHQQELEIQSATPSPSPEVLDFQSSETESPITHHNGQDPLEDLITATELEWELGLPANVDESVQDVPTLAVPSPRQPEQHDVMVDITVHLVPFLEETVKRELENDFTNTQVQPLCGLPTKLLENDKSPEDTDLQQKAAQSPIPRKRTLLPYCSPLQQQDVAHASSVQPALEHPRTDPEEQPGPEPFPACDEDLASCLEASGVQQHQQELEIQSATPNPSPEVLDFQCRETESPITHHNGQDPLEDLITATELEWELGLPANMDETVQDVPASALPSPRQPKQHDVMVDITVHLVPFLEETVKRELENDFTNTQVQPLCGLPTKVLENDKSPEDIDLQQKAAQAPVPRKRTLLPYCSPLQQRDVAHASSVQPALEHPRTNPEEQPGPEPFPACEEDLASCLEASGVQQHQQELEIQLATTSPPPDVQDFQCRETESPNTHRNNQHPLGDLITATELEWELGLPANVDETLQDVPTLAVPSPRQPEQHDVMADPVTRDLSFLADAVKRQLERHIMKKQIEKRYGLPTKVLQYEKETSEDSELRQKAAQPPHLQRRTGLPYQPPFWQLDKRKLNRNPAGQLPLLQVESPEPVETGLLVMQAPSPPPTPQRSDQRNATVFPVVEDLDFLKEAVKRRLERHIVKLQIQKRCGWPTKVLQMEKSSEDIAQWQKAAQPLHLQRQTVLPCWQAHVHSGPEMFLGATQEKSQEHGKTPPCTREHSGTSSSMASRETDGKEKDPGTQGDVHSHCPSNQAQQALPQSKGDTQEQSGQVSESSSISDGDVGTPELLLMKSFPMGQADPSLEEHSSSNEDVGTPGLQSDLETSPIRSSPQTQCSSSEERLSALPPTPELAGTSLQIPHLELLLTTIIDYCRARKATEDVQNQLLAFRLPEPPGNVGSQIDPAAELPSDLQSRGHRGAEKDKGSTQDTAGSSSLCSKPSKAPRSSLSGKEGSHTWAPSDVAALQAGREGTVEDSLPPKDRAKRQQGQKRAAAAQQPQRVHACRYATGEVAVLENGSLLPRCAPTTVVLP